A single genomic interval of Bradyrhizobium sp. sBnM-33 harbors:
- a CDS encoding secretin N-terminal domain-containing protein — protein sequence MLSRRTILNILNRVAGAGVFLCSGVLTAFGAPLSLPSAPYSYTVLDQDLSAALLEFGNNLNIRVNVSAEVRGRIRGRMPDLPPREFLDRLTNLYNLQWYYDGLVLYVSAANEAQSRLLVLKPISFDAFKAALDALNISDERYLVRPAPGDGLVLVSGPPRFIALLDQTLNGLVAEAQARPHAAVEKQSRESVLKLFRGSSTTVVRDGRPEAPYSSDAPRQDSIVREPAPGQR from the coding sequence ATGCTAAGCCGACGCACGATCCTGAACATTTTGAACCGAGTTGCGGGCGCAGGAGTTTTCCTTTGCTCCGGGGTACTCACGGCGTTTGGGGCTCCGCTCTCGCTGCCTTCGGCACCTTATAGCTACACGGTTCTGGATCAGGACCTGTCTGCCGCACTGCTGGAATTCGGTAACAACCTCAATATCAGAGTGAACGTCAGCGCGGAGGTGAGGGGTCGGATTCGCGGGCGCATGCCAGATCTGCCACCGCGCGAGTTCCTGGACCGTTTGACCAATCTCTACAATCTTCAATGGTACTACGATGGGCTCGTGCTGTATGTATCTGCTGCAAATGAGGCGCAAAGTCGTCTGCTTGTGTTGAAGCCGATCAGCTTCGATGCATTCAAAGCGGCCCTCGATGCACTCAATATCTCCGACGAGCGCTATCTTGTGAGACCGGCACCAGGAGATGGCCTCGTCCTAGTTTCTGGTCCACCACGCTTCATCGCGCTCTTAGACCAAACGCTCAACGGCCTTGTAGCGGAGGCGCAGGCGCGGCCGCACGCTGCCGTCGAAAAGCAGTCGCGGGAATCGGTGCTGAAGTTATTTCGTGGCTCCTCAACCACGGTCGTTCGCGATGGACGACCGGAAGCCCCCTATTCTTCCGACGCGCCGCGTCAGGACAGCATCGTGCGCGAGCCTGCGCCGGGCCAGAGATGA
- a CDS encoding DUF1521 domain-containing protein, with translation MAYLPVVGGFNPAVGLVPEGVPAAPMFNVVMGQYAGTAGVPVGAYQYLPVNGPAVVAHAVRSRAHVSVLALPPPPSFAPVAQNQSSSSSIDPVWTHEVHDGKATIHLGDKYTITADEKDGTWTVRNNETGHVTKIHGDPHFDADGDGKDDFDFKKGMTLKLDDGTKITVDTADYGNGKSISSKLTITNGSNAMVVEGLGDDKDGANNLKVTQSNAGLTLDELTADGSQTIHEQGQGWVDGAGREVDQASIDAGEEGRAPGAGSQSQYTPPPLATPLYYYTPVFVPPPPPASMTPVAVNQSPPPKTNPVWSHEVHDGKATIHLGDKYTITADEKDGTWSVRNKETGHVSKIHGDPHVDANGDGKDDFDFKKGMTLQLDDGTKITVDTVDYGKGTISSKLTITNGDNAMVVEGLGDKRDGANNLKVTQSNAGRTLDQLTADGAQTIYEQGQGWVDRSGWRVNQASIDANERAAG, from the coding sequence ATGGCGTATCTTCCCGTGGTGGGCGGCTTCAATCCGGCGGTAGGGCTAGTGCCTGAAGGCGTGCCCGCCGCTCCAATGTTCAACGTGGTGATGGGGCAGTACGCCGGCACTGCCGGCGTCCCGGTTGGGGCCTACCAGTACCTGCCGGTAAATGGTCCGGCCGTCGTCGCTCACGCCGTACGCAGTCGGGCCCACGTTTCCGTTCTCGCCCTGCCGCCGCCTCCTTCGTTCGCGCCGGTCGCGCAGAACCAAAGCTCGTCGTCCTCAATTGATCCGGTGTGGACGCATGAGGTCCATGACGGCAAGGCCACGATCCACCTTGGCGATAAGTATACAATCACGGCGGACGAGAAGGACGGGACCTGGACTGTCCGCAATAACGAGACCGGGCATGTCACGAAGATCCACGGCGATCCTCACTTCGATGCTGATGGGGACGGGAAGGACGATTTCGATTTCAAGAAGGGCATGACCCTGAAACTCGATGATGGTACGAAGATCACCGTGGATACGGCCGACTACGGCAACGGCAAGAGCATTTCATCGAAGCTCACCATCACGAATGGCAGCAACGCCATGGTTGTCGAGGGCCTCGGTGACGACAAGGATGGTGCCAACAATCTGAAGGTGACGCAGTCTAATGCTGGCCTCACTCTCGATGAGCTGACAGCCGATGGTTCACAAACGATCCATGAGCAAGGTCAGGGTTGGGTCGACGGCGCCGGGCGTGAGGTGGACCAGGCGAGTATCGATGCTGGTGAAGAGGGGCGCGCCCCGGGCGCCGGCTCCCAATCCCAGTACACTCCTCCGCCGCTCGCTACTCCATTGTACTACTACACGCCAGTTTTCGTTCCTCCTCCCCCGCCTGCGTCGATGACCCCAGTTGCGGTGAACCAGAGCCCGCCACCTAAAACTAATCCGGTGTGGTCGCATGAGGTCCATGACGGCAAGGCAACGATACACCTTGGCGACAAGTATACAATCACGGCCGACGAGAAGGACGGCACCTGGAGTGTTCGCAACAAAGAAACCGGCCATGTCTCGAAGATTCATGGCGACCCTCATGTCGATGCTAATGGAGACGGCAAGGACGACTTTGATTTCAAGAAAGGCATGACCCTGCAACTCGATGATGGCACGAAGATCACCGTGGATACGGTCGACTACGGCAAGGGAACCATTTCGTCCAAGCTCACCATCACGAATGGCGACAACGCTATGGTTGTCGAGGGACTCGGTGACAAGAGGGACGGTGCCAACAATCTGAAGGTGACGCAGTCCAATGCTGGCCGAACCCTCGATCAGCTTACGGCGGATGGTGCACAGACGATATATGAGCAAGGTCAAGGGTGGGTCGATAGGTCCGGATGGCGGGTCAACCAGGCGAGCATTGACGCCAATGAGCGGGCTGCCGGGTAA
- the sctV gene encoding type III secretion system export apparatus subunit SctV, with translation MANLLRKLIVRAPFHPDFMVAFMLLLAIAMMIMPMPIVVVDMLIGFNLGFAVLLLMVALYLSTPLDFSSLPGVILISTVFRLALTIATTRLILAEGDAGSIIHTFGEFVISGNIAVGIVIFLIVTMVQFMVLAKGAERVAEVSARFTLDALPGKQMAIDAELRNGHIDQHEARSRRASLERESQLHGAMDGAMKFVKGDAIAGLIVICINMLGGISIGLLSKGMSVDEALHQYTLLTIGDALISQIPALLLSVTAATIVTRVNGPSKLKLGADIINQLTASTQALRLAAGVLLLMGLIPGFPLPPFLMLAALFAGTSYVKGGVQGANTGSKTSANVSTPTSNPAQAQRQTIPAEALPVAVFFAPNLVNAIDREEVEQHIARISALVSADLGITIPRIPVQVDQRLAQSEFRLDVEGVPVERDRVDPTQLALTDDRANIELSGIPHRQDPDTDRIWIEQSHAPALKAAGIGHHRPSEIIALRVSSVLTRYAQRLVGIQETRQLLARMEQEYADLVKEVLRTTPVPRIADVLRRLLDEGIPIRNTRLVLEAFAEWSEREQNAVLLTEYVRSGLRRQICYRHANAHRVLPAFIVERETEDVIRSAVRETAVGPYLALEDRHSEMLLSQLRQIHSGMPPGQSQPVILSSLDIRRFVRGFLTRNGFDLPVLSYQDLASDFTVQPVGSLKLTGPKEKAPAGEQRNLHATNG, from the coding sequence ATGGCAAACCTCCTTCGTAAGCTTATCGTGCGCGCGCCATTCCACCCGGATTTCATGGTCGCGTTCATGCTGCTTCTGGCAATCGCAATGATGATCATGCCGATGCCGATCGTCGTGGTCGACATGCTGATCGGCTTCAATCTGGGTTTTGCCGTATTGCTGCTGATGGTTGCACTGTATCTCAGTACGCCACTGGATTTCTCGTCCTTGCCCGGCGTCATCCTGATCTCTACCGTTTTTCGTCTGGCGCTGACCATCGCGACAACCCGGCTGATTCTCGCTGAAGGAGACGCCGGCAGCATCATTCACACCTTCGGTGAGTTCGTGATATCAGGGAACATCGCGGTCGGCATTGTTATATTTTTGATCGTGACCATGGTGCAGTTCATGGTTCTCGCCAAGGGCGCCGAGCGCGTTGCTGAAGTCTCGGCACGATTCACGCTCGACGCTCTGCCGGGCAAGCAGATGGCTATCGACGCGGAGCTACGCAACGGTCATATCGATCAGCACGAGGCACGCAGCCGGCGAGCCTCACTGGAGCGAGAAAGCCAACTTCACGGTGCGATGGATGGCGCCATGAAGTTCGTGAAAGGGGATGCCATTGCCGGACTCATAGTCATTTGCATCAACATGCTGGGAGGAATCAGCATCGGACTGCTCTCCAAGGGCATGTCCGTCGATGAGGCGTTGCACCAATATACGCTGCTCACCATCGGCGATGCGTTGATTTCTCAGATTCCGGCGCTCCTGCTGTCGGTTACGGCCGCAACCATCGTCACACGTGTGAATGGGCCTTCCAAGCTCAAGCTTGGTGCCGATATCATCAACCAACTCACGGCCAGTACCCAGGCACTGCGGCTAGCGGCCGGCGTCTTACTTCTCATGGGGCTCATACCAGGTTTCCCTTTGCCCCCGTTTCTCATGCTGGCCGCACTTTTTGCCGGGACGAGCTATGTCAAAGGCGGTGTGCAAGGCGCGAACACGGGCTCCAAGACGAGCGCTAACGTTAGTACTCCGACTTCAAATCCAGCGCAGGCTCAACGGCAAACCATACCTGCGGAGGCGCTTCCGGTCGCGGTATTCTTTGCACCTAACCTGGTAAACGCGATTGACAGAGAGGAAGTTGAGCAGCACATCGCTCGCATTTCGGCACTGGTCTCAGCCGATCTTGGCATCACGATTCCCCGCATTCCAGTCCAGGTCGATCAACGTTTGGCCCAATCCGAGTTTAGGCTAGATGTGGAAGGAGTACCGGTTGAACGGGATCGGGTGGATCCGACGCAGCTCGCGCTCACCGACGACCGAGCGAACATTGAATTGAGCGGCATCCCGCATCGGCAAGATCCAGACACCGACCGGATCTGGATCGAACAGAGCCATGCACCGGCTCTCAAAGCGGCCGGGATCGGGCATCACCGTCCGAGCGAAATCATAGCCCTGCGCGTCAGTTCCGTACTGACGCGATATGCGCAGCGCTTGGTAGGCATTCAAGAGACGCGACAATTGCTCGCCCGGATGGAGCAGGAATATGCCGACCTGGTGAAGGAAGTGCTACGCACGACTCCAGTTCCCCGGATCGCCGATGTCCTGCGTCGCCTGCTCGACGAGGGCATCCCGATTCGTAACACCCGGCTGGTCTTGGAAGCGTTCGCCGAATGGAGCGAACGCGAGCAGAACGCCGTCCTGCTCACCGAATATGTCCGCTCCGGCCTAAGACGGCAAATCTGCTATCGCCATGCCAACGCTCACCGTGTTCTGCCCGCCTTTATCGTCGAACGTGAAACTGAGGATGTGATTCGCAGTGCGGTCCGAGAGACCGCCGTCGGGCCGTACCTCGCGCTGGAGGACCGGCATAGCGAGATGTTGCTGTCGCAACTGCGCCAGATTCATTCAGGCATGCCACCAGGTCAGAGCCAGCCCGTCATCCTGAGTTCGCTGGATATCAGGCGCTTCGTCCGCGGCTTTCTCACCCGCAACGGGTTCGATCTTCCTGTTCTGTCTTATCAGGATCTCGCCTCCGATTTCACGGTCCAGCCGGTGGGGTCGCTCAAGCTTACAGGTCCCAAGGAAAAAGCTCCGGCAGGAGAACAACGCAACCTGCATGCCACAAACGGCTAA
- a CDS encoding IS481 family transposase — MGQVLHGCATTTEAVRRAIQNSQESLRALAKRYGINQKTVAKWKERETVADLPTGPKEAKSTVLSIEEEAIIVAFRRHTLLPLDDCLYALQPTIPHLTRSSLHRCLQRHGISRLPEVEGSKPPKKKFKAYPIGYFHIDIAELQTAEGKLYLYVAIDRTSKFAFVQLVRKTGRTSAAAFLEALIAAVPYKIHTVLTDNGIQFTFPPRYADGPTARYVTHMFDMRCQENGIEHRLTKIKHPWTNGQVERMNRTIKEATVQRYHYDRHDQLEAHLADFINAYNCARRLKTLKGLTPYEYICKCWTSQPERFKLNPLQKMPGLNT; from the coding sequence ATGGGACAAGTTTTACACGGCTGCGCCACCACGACGGAGGCAGTCCGTCGAGCAATACAGAATAGTCAAGAGAGCCTGAGGGCGCTCGCCAAGCGCTACGGGATCAACCAGAAGACCGTCGCGAAGTGGAAGGAGCGCGAGACTGTCGCCGATCTCCCGACAGGCCCGAAGGAAGCCAAATCGACCGTGCTTTCCATCGAGGAGGAGGCGATCATCGTCGCTTTCCGGCGGCATACGCTATTGCCGCTCGATGATTGCCTCTATGCGCTCCAGCCGACCATCCCGCATCTGACGCGATCATCCCTGCATCGCTGTCTCCAGCGCCACGGCATCAGCCGATTGCCGGAGGTCGAAGGCAGCAAGCCTCCGAAGAAAAAGTTCAAGGCTTACCCGATCGGTTATTTCCACATCGACATTGCTGAGCTCCAGACCGCTGAAGGCAAGCTCTACCTCTACGTCGCCATCGATCGCACCAGCAAGTTCGCCTTCGTGCAACTGGTCAGGAAGACGGGAAGGACCTCCGCCGCGGCCTTCCTCGAAGCTCTGATTGCGGCTGTCCCCTACAAGATCCACACGGTTCTCACCGACAATGGGATCCAGTTCACTTTCCCGCCGCGCTACGCAGACGGCCCGACGGCAAGATACGTGACACATATGTTCGATATGCGCTGCCAAGAGAATGGCATCGAACATCGGCTAACCAAGATCAAGCATCCCTGGACCAATGGCCAGGTCGAGCGCATGAACCGCACGATCAAGGAAGCGACCGTCCAACGCTACCATTACGATCGACACGATCAGCTCGAAGCACACCTTGCCGACTTCATTAACGCCTACAACTGCGCTCGGCGGCTGAAGACCCTGAAGGGTCTCACGCCCTACGAATACATCTGCAAATGCTGGACTTCCCAGCCAGAACGATTCAAACTTAATCCGCTCCAGAAAATGCCGGGACTAAACACCTAG
- a CDS encoding nodulation protein NolU produces the protein MPIPLPCSGSHTMSESTSEGLRELAASTHLTRFAARLDGRLSASTLVRLQKSSRLQVRLAEMLLGNEMDSNGRNWGTDLLLGHDPNRAALLAGSIWHAGSLLKLVSKQHLAILLGRIGAEAHAFGIRNLASAVAITATADPEQLSQQIEHDGHACLGAWLDEASALDRTRVLLRLPMGTAAENPAAEHRNAAGPVLSLVIAHLSRETPRHDS, from the coding sequence ATGCCCATACCGCTGCCATGCTCCGGTTCTCATACGATGTCCGAATCGACCTCTGAGGGGCTGCGCGAGCTTGCTGCCTCGACCCATCTGACCCGATTTGCTGCCCGTCTTGACGGGCGGCTGTCGGCTTCGACTTTGGTCCGGCTACAGAAGAGCTCAAGGCTGCAGGTAAGACTTGCTGAAATGCTGCTTGGTAATGAAATGGACTCCAACGGCCGTAACTGGGGAACTGATCTTCTGCTCGGCCATGATCCGAATAGGGCTGCTTTGCTTGCCGGCAGTATCTGGCATGCTGGCTCGCTCCTAAAGCTCGTCTCAAAGCAGCATCTCGCGATTCTGCTCGGGCGTATCGGGGCAGAAGCGCACGCTTTCGGTATCCGGAACTTGGCCAGCGCGGTCGCAATCACCGCTACCGCTGATCCGGAGCAACTTTCGCAACAGATTGAACACGATGGCCATGCCTGCCTAGGTGCTTGGCTCGACGAAGCCTCGGCACTTGATCGCACGCGCGTGCTGTTACGCTTGCCCATGGGCACTGCTGCCGAGAATCCAGCGGCCGAACACCGCAATGCCGCGGGCCCAGTGCTTTCCTTGGTGATAGCCCATTTGTCGAGGGAGACGCCACGGCATGACAGCTGA
- the sctJ gene encoding type III secretion system inner membrane ring lipoprotein SctJ, with protein MTSAFIYGQNGHARLSGQWLRVFAVLSLLLPLIGCKADLYTKVQEREANEMLALLLSKGVDAVRVTAKDGTSTIQVEEKQLAFSIELLNLEGLPRHPFKNLGEVFKGSGLVASPIEERARYVYALSEELSRTISDIDGVISARVHVVLPKNDLLRQDTMPSSASVFIRHNSNAKLSLLQPQIKMLVTNSIEGLSYDKVVVVFVPVERAPLEQPAPRAASAQSTKSISDPLLAAGIGGGGAAIGLLCYIFLGSRMHQRAQQSRARSRLGNRSNTPAIPPPGKKITSDKA; from the coding sequence TTGACGTCTGCTTTCATCTATGGACAAAACGGCCATGCCCGCCTATCCGGTCAGTGGTTGCGTGTTTTTGCCGTGCTATCGCTTCTCCTCCCCTTGATTGGCTGTAAGGCCGATCTCTACACCAAAGTGCAGGAGCGCGAGGCCAATGAGATGCTTGCTCTCCTGCTTAGCAAGGGAGTCGATGCGGTCCGTGTTACTGCCAAGGACGGGACCAGCACGATCCAGGTCGAAGAGAAGCAGCTAGCCTTTTCGATTGAGCTGCTAAATCTCGAAGGGTTGCCGCGCCACCCTTTCAAGAACCTCGGCGAGGTGTTCAAAGGATCGGGCCTGGTTGCCTCGCCGATCGAGGAGCGCGCCCGCTACGTTTATGCCCTGAGCGAAGAATTGTCGCGCACGATTAGCGATATCGACGGCGTCATATCCGCGCGTGTCCACGTTGTTTTGCCAAAAAATGATCTATTGCGCCAGGACACGATGCCGTCCTCAGCGTCGGTGTTCATTCGACATAACTCCAATGCAAAGCTCTCGCTCCTGCAACCGCAGATCAAGATGCTGGTCACCAACAGCATCGAGGGCCTATCCTATGACAAGGTGGTGGTGGTCTTTGTGCCGGTTGAGCGGGCTCCGCTTGAGCAGCCTGCCCCGCGAGCTGCGTCCGCTCAGTCGACCAAATCCATTTCAGACCCGCTACTTGCGGCCGGTATCGGAGGGGGCGGCGCTGCGATTGGCCTTCTGTGCTACATATTCCTGGGCTCTCGTATGCATCAGCGCGCCCAGCAGTCGCGCGCGCGATCCAGACTTGGCAACCGTTCGAACACGCCCGCTATCCCGCCTCCCGGTAAAAAGATCACCTCCGACAAGGCATAG
- a CDS encoding pitrilysin family protein has product MTCSFTRRAVLGGASLAIATPGSAPSLAATKVQRLVSPGGIEAWFMHDATVPLIAMECAFGGGATQDPNDKPGVGHMVAGLLDEGSGDLDFKTFHERLDRRAIELSFDSTRDQFRGSLRMLKDNRDEAFDLLRMALTSPRLDAADVERIRTAVLAKLRRDSTNPSTLANRKFLEVAFNDHPYARQAGGTVESVPKIDVADLKDYVRRVIAKDTLKIAMVGDLDPESLGKLLDKAFGSLPAKAELTQVADVVAAKPPQRVFIPLDVPQTVVTFGGPGVRRSEPDFMAAYVVNHILGGFGLSSRLFREVRDKRGLAYSVHETLLWMDHSALFVGNTGTRADRAGETVEEIEKQVRRMAEEGPTQQELDNAKSYLKGSQMLALDTSSKLARALLQYQLDKLPIDYIEKHSALVDAVTLEDARKAAQRLWGRGLLSVIVGRSPPAPAQSTIAPSATTPPPAAVQPGAAPSAATPATPN; this is encoded by the coding sequence GTGACCTGTTCCTTCACACGGCGTGCCGTCCTCGGTGGAGCCTCGCTCGCGATCGCGACGCCCGGCTCTGCACCATCGCTTGCCGCCACGAAAGTTCAGCGCCTGGTCTCCCCCGGCGGCATCGAAGCCTGGTTCATGCACGACGCCACCGTCCCGCTGATCGCGATGGAATGCGCCTTCGGCGGCGGAGCGACCCAGGACCCCAACGACAAGCCCGGTGTCGGCCACATGGTTGCCGGCCTGCTCGATGAAGGGTCCGGCGATCTCGACTTCAAGACCTTTCACGAGCGGCTCGACCGCCGCGCCATTGAGCTGAGCTTTGACTCGACTCGCGATCAGTTTCGCGGCTCCTTGCGCATGCTCAAGGACAACAGGGACGAGGCCTTCGACCTGCTGCGAATGGCGCTGACCTCGCCGCGTCTCGATGCGGCCGATGTCGAACGGATCCGTACCGCGGTGCTCGCGAAGCTTCGGCGTGACTCCACGAATCCTTCAACGCTCGCCAATCGCAAGTTCCTTGAAGTCGCCTTTAACGATCATCCTTATGCTCGCCAGGCCGGAGGCACGGTCGAGAGCGTGCCGAAAATCGACGTCGCCGATCTGAAGGACTATGTCCGCCGCGTGATCGCGAAGGACACGCTCAAGATCGCGATGGTCGGTGACCTCGATCCAGAGAGCCTCGGAAAATTGCTCGACAAGGCCTTTGGCAGCCTGCCGGCCAAGGCGGAGTTGACACAGGTAGCCGACGTGGTCGCGGCAAAGCCGCCGCAGCGCGTCTTCATTCCGCTCGACGTGCCGCAGACCGTCGTGACCTTCGGCGGTCCCGGCGTCCGCCGCAGCGAGCCGGATTTCATGGCGGCCTATGTCGTCAACCACATCCTCGGCGGATTCGGACTATCGTCGCGGCTGTTCCGCGAAGTCCGCGACAAGCGCGGGCTCGCCTATTCCGTCCATGAGACGCTCTTGTGGATGGATCATTCCGCACTGTTCGTCGGCAATACCGGCACCCGCGCCGATCGCGCCGGCGAGACGGTGGAAGAGATCGAAAAGCAGGTTCGTCGCATGGCTGAGGAAGGCCCGACCCAGCAGGAACTCGATAATGCCAAGTCGTACCTGAAGGGCTCGCAGATGTTGGCGCTCGATACCTCGTCAAAGCTTGCGCGGGCGCTGCTGCAGTATCAGCTCGATAAGCTGCCGATCGACTATATCGAGAAGCACAGCGCGCTCGTCGATGCGGTGACGCTGGAGGATGCCAGGAAGGCGGCGCAGCGGCTGTGGGGCCGGGGTCTGCTCAGCGTCATCGTCGGCCGCTCCCCACCGGCCCCAGCCCAGTCGACCATCGCGCCATCGGCCACGACGCCGCCGCCAGCGGCAGTACAGCCAGGCGCCGCGCCATCCGCCGCAACGCCGGCAACACCCAATTAA
- a CDS encoding M16 family metallopeptidase: MKNWSSVTTKVLGTATVAMALTTPTALAVEYKVEYKRDNSSNPSLRDVPENSSVLTQITVTSERPASFTLANGLQVVVIPDHRNPVVTHMIWYKVGSADETPGKSGLAHFFEHLMKKGTAKHPPGEFSQTVLRVGGNQNAFTSMDYTSYYQRVPREQLTKMMEFEADRMTGLVLQDEDVLSERDVVLEEFNMRVANNPDARLTEQMMAALYLNHPYGRPIIGWRQEIEKLDREDALAFYRRFYTPSNAILIIAGDVDPKDIRTMVEKNFGDIPADPLIPAKRLRPQEPTAAAPRTVTLSDPRVEQPTLHRYYLVPSAHTAAAGESPALDVLARLMGGGANSHLYRSLVIDKQLASSTGANYQRTSLDPSRFMISVTPKPGVEFAQIEDAIDKVIADLAQNPARAEDLERVKTQLIAEAIYAQDDQATLAGWYGSALTTGLSVDDIRSWPDRIRGVTPEQVREAAQTWLDKKRSVTGYLIKDSAHKREEKRS; the protein is encoded by the coding sequence ATGAAGAATTGGAGTTCCGTGACAACCAAGGTGCTAGGCACGGCCACTGTTGCAATGGCCTTGACGACACCCACCGCGCTGGCGGTCGAATACAAAGTCGAATACAAAAGGGATAATAGCAGCAATCCTAGCCTCCGGGACGTTCCTGAAAACAGCAGCGTGCTTACCCAGATCACAGTCACCTCGGAACGACCAGCAAGCTTCACGCTTGCGAACGGCCTGCAGGTGGTGGTGATCCCCGATCATCGCAACCCGGTCGTGACTCATATGATTTGGTATAAGGTCGGCTCCGCCGATGAGACGCCGGGCAAATCGGGGCTTGCGCATTTCTTCGAACACTTGATGAAAAAGGGCACAGCGAAGCATCCGCCCGGCGAGTTCTCCCAGACCGTGCTGCGCGTCGGCGGCAACCAGAACGCCTTCACCTCGATGGACTACACCAGCTATTACCAACGCGTGCCGCGCGAGCAGCTGACGAAGATGATGGAATTTGAGGCCGACCGCATGACCGGTCTCGTTCTCCAAGATGAGGACGTGCTGTCCGAACGCGATGTTGTGCTCGAAGAATTCAACATGCGCGTCGCCAACAATCCCGATGCGCGGCTCACCGAGCAGATGATGGCGGCGCTTTACCTCAACCACCCCTACGGCCGCCCCATTATCGGCTGGCGGCAGGAGATCGAAAAGCTCGACCGCGAGGACGCGCTCGCCTTCTACAGGCGCTTCTACACGCCGAGTAACGCGATCCTGATCATCGCCGGCGACGTCGATCCCAAGGACATCCGCACGATGGTGGAGAAAAATTTTGGCGACATCCCTGCAGATCCTTTGATTCCTGCAAAACGCCTGCGGCCGCAGGAGCCGACGGCGGCGGCCCCGCGCACGGTGACGTTATCCGATCCGCGAGTCGAGCAGCCGACCCTACACCGCTATTATCTCGTGCCGTCGGCTCACACCGCGGCCGCCGGCGAGAGTCCTGCGCTTGACGTGCTCGCGCGATTGATGGGCGGCGGCGCCAATTCCCATCTCTATCGTTCGCTGGTGATCGACAAGCAGCTCGCGAGCAGCACGGGCGCGAACTACCAGCGCACCTCGCTCGATCCCTCGCGATTCATGATCTCTGTCACGCCGAAACCTGGTGTCGAATTCGCCCAGATCGAGGACGCGATCGACAAGGTGATCGCCGACCTCGCGCAAAATCCCGCGCGCGCCGAGGATCTCGAGCGCGTCAAGACCCAATTGATTGCGGAAGCCATCTACGCCCAGGATGACCAGGCGACGCTTGCGGGCTGGTATGGAAGCGCGCTCACCACCGGGCTCAGCGTTGACGATATCCGAAGCTGGCCGGACCGCATCCGGGGCGTCACCCCCGAGCAGGTGCGCGAGGCCGCGCAAACATGGCTCGACAAGAAACGCTCGGTGACCGGCTATCTGATCAAGGATTCTGCGCACAAACGCGAGGAGAAGCGCTCGTGA
- a CDS encoding nodulation protein NolB, whose product MTPSITLGATPISLKPNDGLSGLCQPAAIGQQCQFQQTLLHVASTSDAASSVTDRAASVPAVSEVQRAAVQASPPGERVLQALSSMYRSNPIPSATSGGVTAISKTVQPGPAAQPLSRSQLVGASPAGKPEGVLDFDAMVAGLRDVYKGVVEVSLVSKSTSAVSSSLNKLLSAG is encoded by the coding sequence ATGACACCTTCGATCACGCTAGGCGCTACGCCGATCTCTCTGAAGCCTAACGACGGTCTGTCCGGGCTCTGCCAGCCGGCAGCCATCGGCCAGCAGTGCCAGTTTCAGCAGACTCTTCTGCATGTCGCTTCGACATCAGACGCTGCCTCCTCAGTTACCGATAGAGCAGCGTCCGTTCCTGCGGTGTCAGAGGTTCAGCGTGCAGCAGTGCAGGCGAGCCCGCCTGGCGAGCGCGTGCTCCAGGCTCTCTCTTCGATGTATCGGAGCAATCCCATTCCTTCTGCAACGAGCGGCGGTGTGACCGCCATTTCGAAGACCGTTCAACCTGGGCCGGCCGCTCAGCCGCTTTCACGGTCGCAGCTAGTCGGGGCGAGCCCCGCGGGCAAGCCGGAAGGGGTGCTCGACTTCGACGCGATGGTTGCGGGTCTGCGGGACGTTTACAAGGGTGTCGTCGAGGTTTCGCTTGTGTCCAAGAGCACCAGCGCCGTCAGCTCATCTTTGAACAAATTGCTATCGGCGGGCTGA